Proteins from a single region of Candidatus Baltobacteraceae bacterium:
- the rpmI gene encoding 50S ribosomal protein L35 translates to MPKIRTHRGTAKRVKVSANGKVMHRHQFSGCGHIMSKRTRKRKRNFRKDQPVFKGDLKRLAPTIPYLV, encoded by the coding sequence GTGCCTAAAATTCGTACCCACCGGGGAACCGCCAAGCGCGTGAAGGTCAGCGCGAACGGCAAAGTGATGCATCGCCACCAGTTCAGCGGTTGCGGTCACATCATGAGCAAACGGACGCGCAAGCGCAAACGCAATTTCCGCAAGGATCAACCGGTGTTCAAGGGCGATCTCAAGCGCCTCGCGCCGACGATTCCGTACTTGGTGTAA